Proteins encoded in a region of the Nicotiana tomentosiformis chromosome 9, ASM39032v3, whole genome shotgun sequence genome:
- the LOC138899089 gene encoding uncharacterized protein, whose amino-acid sequence MVKNGCLDYISYVRVTAADTPTIDSVPMVPELSDVFPSDVTGMPPDRDINFSIDLAPVYTNHHSLQYLFKQRDLNMRQRRWLELLKDYDITIRYHPGKANVVADDLSRKAESMGSLAFISAEERSLALDIEFLANKLMKLYITEPSRVLACVMAQSSLFEWIKARQYDDPHLLVLRETVLHDGAKEVTFGDNGVMRL is encoded by the exons ATGGTCAAGAATGGTTGTTTGGACTATATATCTTATGTTCGAGTTACTGCTGCAGACACTcccacgattgattcagtgcccatgGTGCCAGAGTtatccgatgtgtttccttctgatgtaacaggcatgccacctgatcgtgatatcaatttcagtattgatttggcACCAG TTTACACCAATCATCACAGTTTACAATATTTGTTTAAGCAGAGGGATCTTAAtatgaggcagcgcaggtggcttgagttactgaaggattatgatattactatccgttatcatccgggcaaggcgaatgtggttgcagatgacttgagcagaaaggctgagagtatgggtagtttggcattcatttcggcAGAGGAGAGatcattggctttggacattgaGTTCTTAGCTAACAAACTTATGAAGTTATATATTAcagagcctagtcgagttcttgcatgtgttatggctcagtcttcattatttgagtGGATCAAAGCTCGTCAatatgatgatccgcacttgttggttcttagagagacagtGCTACATgatggtgccaaggaggttactttTGGTGATAATGGTGTTATGCGACtctag